One genomic segment of Micromonospora sp. WMMC415 includes these proteins:
- a CDS encoding 1-aminocyclopropane-1-carboxylate deaminase/D-cysteine desulfhydrase encodes MQEPQTPTPLHEVADPVLASAGITLLMKRDDLIHPSIPGNKWRKLKHNLGAARESGADTILTFGGAYSNHIYAAASAGKLFGFKAIGVIRGEEHLPLNDVLRHAVGCGMELDYLDRDTYRRKYDADVLTYLRDRHGAFYLLPEGGTNCHAVRGCAEIIDEIDVPFDYICCPMGTGGTLTGLIAGLAGRAHALGFSSLKGATFLEGDVRSLLSNCGVVDQGNWTVMLGYHFGGFAKRKPELLEFIEKFGVTHGIGLDFVYTGKMMYGLFDLTRKGFFQRGSRIIVVHTGGVDASRTD; translated from the coding sequence ATGCAGGAGCCGCAGACGCCTACACCGCTGCACGAGGTTGCCGATCCCGTCCTCGCCTCGGCCGGCATCACCCTCCTGATGAAACGCGACGATCTCATCCACCCCTCGATTCCCGGCAACAAGTGGCGCAAACTCAAGCATAATCTTGGTGCCGCTCGCGAGTCGGGCGCGGATACCATTCTCACCTTCGGTGGCGCCTATTCGAACCACATCTATGCCGCAGCGTCTGCGGGTAAGCTGTTCGGATTCAAGGCGATCGGCGTCATCCGGGGAGAGGAGCATCTGCCTCTGAATGACGTACTGCGGCATGCCGTGGGATGCGGCATGGAGCTGGACTACCTCGATCGGGACACGTATCGACGTAAGTACGACGCGGACGTGCTGACCTACCTTCGAGACCGTCACGGCGCCTTCTACCTGCTACCCGAGGGTGGGACGAACTGCCATGCCGTACGCGGGTGTGCGGAAATCATCGACGAGATTGACGTGCCGTTCGACTACATCTGCTGTCCCATGGGTACCGGTGGCACCCTGACCGGGCTGATCGCCGGCCTTGCAGGAAGAGCACACGCACTCGGCTTCAGCTCACTCAAGGGCGCGACCTTCCTAGAGGGGGACGTCCGCTCGCTGCTCTCCAACTGCGGGGTCGTGGACCAAGGGAACTGGACGGTCATGCTCGGCTACCACTTCGGCGGCTTCGCGAAGCGGAAACCCGAGCTCTTGGAGTTCATCGAGAAGTTCGGCGTGACCCACGGGATAGGGCTGGATTTCGTTTACACTGGCAAGATGATGTACGGCTTGTTCGACCTTACCCGTAAGGGATTCTTCCAGCGCGGAAGCCGAATCATCGTCGTCCACACCGGCGGTGTGGACGCCAGTCGGACGGACTAG
- a CDS encoding pentapeptide repeat-containing protein, translating to MPGIDTAKEASWHQCVRPRCRGIRIAGVDECAAHAGPAAVASFVEAVKAGAWCDIRGTRVDRRLLRELTAGREAVFEQFIANGAVFLDDSDFSHCRFTGEANFDGAIFRASARFDEALFDGPARFARARFYKRATFDRATFTEDARFAGARFRSSASFDGAEFRQTSWFERIRVNGNLSMAGTTFRRLAWFNSTVIDGSSTLEGSSIEHDSSFEGCKFNRRASFAGTTFGGVLLFTEALFGQDASFERCSFAREAKFSRASFGADVHFDEATFSGSIWLEGMRCAGRAMFDSTSFGEQCYTEDAVFASGIWFTGAEFSASTQFGPMDAGPSLVLNRATFERRTRLQVSADRLVSIGARFLDGAVIYASGADMAFDGSIFAGPTTLAAIAPGDDSRQEARVVSLRRVDVANVTILDLDASACLFAGAYNLDKLKIESPHAFSLSPVSPTVTVGSKKVPILLFWTRRRVIAEECLWRAAGARTPRFVRRRWTTAATQPPPWLGELTDHEPESLSADRISNAYRALRKSYEDAKNEPGAADFYYGEMEMRRKDPTTSRVDRFILTCYWLISGYGMRAWRAVLALLFVVGTHGVLFTHHGFAGRPPKAQPDHVKGQLFALDSLLFNPDRNVKLTTTGVTLRLTIKTLGPILLGLAVLAVRNRVKR from the coding sequence TTGCCCGGCATCGACACCGCGAAGGAAGCATCCTGGCACCAGTGCGTACGACCGCGCTGTCGCGGTATTCGCATAGCAGGCGTCGATGAGTGCGCCGCGCACGCCGGTCCCGCCGCCGTCGCGTCCTTCGTCGAGGCCGTAAAAGCGGGTGCGTGGTGCGACATTCGCGGCACTCGGGTAGACCGACGCCTCCTCAGGGAACTGACAGCAGGCCGCGAGGCGGTCTTTGAGCAGTTCATCGCAAATGGTGCGGTTTTTTTGGATGATTCCGACTTTTCGCACTGTCGGTTCACCGGTGAGGCGAACTTCGACGGAGCGATCTTCCGGGCATCCGCACGCTTCGACGAGGCGCTGTTCGACGGACCGGCGCGGTTCGCTCGGGCACGGTTCTACAAGCGGGCGACATTTGACCGGGCCACGTTCACCGAGGACGCCCGGTTCGCCGGCGCGCGATTCCGCAGTTCGGCCAGCTTCGACGGGGCCGAGTTCCGGCAGACGTCCTGGTTCGAGCGGATAAGAGTGAACGGCAACCTGTCCATGGCCGGCACGACCTTCCGCCGCCTTGCGTGGTTCAACTCGACCGTAATCGACGGAAGTTCCACGCTTGAGGGCTCCTCGATCGAGCATGATTCGTCGTTCGAAGGGTGCAAGTTCAATCGTCGCGCCAGCTTCGCCGGCACCACCTTCGGTGGGGTGCTGCTGTTCACGGAAGCCCTGTTCGGCCAGGACGCCTCCTTCGAACGCTGCTCCTTCGCGCGAGAAGCAAAGTTCAGCCGAGCTTCATTTGGCGCCGACGTCCACTTCGACGAGGCCACGTTCTCGGGATCGATCTGGCTGGAAGGCATGAGATGCGCCGGCCGGGCGATGTTCGACAGCACGTCATTCGGGGAGCAGTGCTACACCGAGGATGCGGTCTTCGCCAGCGGGATCTGGTTCACCGGCGCGGAGTTCTCCGCCTCCACGCAATTCGGCCCCATGGACGCCGGTCCGTCGCTGGTGCTGAACCGTGCCACCTTTGAGCGTCGCACCCGCTTGCAGGTTTCGGCTGATCGTCTCGTGTCGATCGGCGCGCGTTTCCTGGACGGCGCGGTGATCTACGCCTCCGGGGCCGACATGGCCTTTGACGGGTCGATCTTCGCTGGACCCACGACCCTGGCAGCGATCGCCCCAGGCGATGATTCACGACAAGAAGCCCGGGTGGTTTCGCTCAGGCGGGTGGATGTCGCGAACGTCACCATCTTGGATCTCGACGCCTCCGCTTGTCTCTTCGCGGGTGCCTACAACCTCGACAAGCTGAAGATCGAGAGTCCGCATGCCTTCAGCCTGTCGCCCGTTTCCCCGACCGTGACCGTCGGCTCGAAAAAAGTGCCGATCCTTCTGTTCTGGACCAGGAGACGCGTAATCGCCGAGGAGTGCCTCTGGCGCGCCGCCGGTGCTCGCACTCCAAGGTTCGTGCGACGTCGGTGGACGACCGCAGCCACTCAGCCTCCCCCATGGCTCGGCGAACTCACGGACCATGAACCCGAGTCGTTGTCCGCCGACCGGATATCGAACGCGTACCGCGCCCTGCGCAAGTCGTATGAGGACGCCAAGAACGAGCCGGGCGCTGCGGACTTCTACTACGGCGAGATGGAGATGAGGCGAAAGGACCCGACGACATCTCGGGTAGATCGCTTCATCCTGACCTGTTACTGGCTCATCTCCGGATATGGGATGCGAGCCTGGCGTGCAGTCCTCGCCCTCCTGTTCGTGGTGGGCACCCACGGCGTGCTGTTCACTCACCACGGTTTCGCCGGACGCCCACCGAAGGCACAACCTGACCATGTGAAAGGGCAGCTTTTCGCGCTCGACTCGTTGCTGTTCAATCCCGACCGAAATGTGAAACTGACGACCACCGGCGTCACACTGCGGCTGACCATCAAGACGCTGGGACCAATTCTGCTGGGTCTGGCCGTGCTTGCGGTCCGCAACCGGGTGAAACGCTAG